One Denticeps clupeoides chromosome 3, fDenClu1.1, whole genome shotgun sequence DNA window includes the following coding sequences:
- the trmt1 gene encoding tRNA (guanine(26)-N(2))-dimethyltransferase isoform X2: MLMYESRGRKERYDVIDLDPYGSPSPFLDAAVQAVGDGGLLCITCTDMAVMAGNSGETCYSKYGSVSIKAKFCHEMALRIILHSLDQRAAVYQRYIEPLLSVSVDFYIRVFIKVHTGQATVKNSASKQALVYNCIGCGTFHLQRMGKRTNQGKSMKYSAATGPPVQENCQHCGQKHQLGGPIWAEQLHDVPFVQKVLSAVSSNPTRFGTSKRIEGVLSMVTEELQDVPLYYTLDHLSSTVHCNTPSMLQFRSALLHAGHRVSLSHACKNAVKTDAPSRVMWDLVRCWEKINPVKRERLSETSPAFHILSTEPLLQACFDLREDANPQSRRRHLTRFQENPQANWGPKARAKAGGGLSSGLEDRRKRFQNKRKLQITDSAQLKNFPCKKFRKGTCTHGEECCFSHELEQPGTEEKVD; the protein is encoded by the exons ATGTTGATGTATGAGTCCAGGGGCAGGAAGGAGCGCTACGATGTCATTGACCTGGACCCCTATGGGAGCCCCTCCCCTTTCCTGGACGCAGCTGTGCAGGCTGTCGGTGACGGAG GGTTGCTTTGCATCACATGTACAGACATGGCAGTGATGGCAGGCAACAGTGGAGAGACCTGCTACAGCAAGTACGGCTCAGTGTCCATCAAGGCCAAGTTTTGCCATGAGATG GCTCTGAGGATCATCTTGCACAGCCTGGACCAGagggctgctgtgtatcagcGCTACATTGAGCCTCTGCTGAGTGTCAGCGTGGATTTCTACATCCGCGTCTTCATCAAGGTTCACACTGGACAGGCCACGGTGAAGAACTCGGCCAG taAACAGGCCTTGGTGTATAACTGCATCGGCTGTGGCACCTTCCACCTCCAGAGGATGGGCAAGAGGACGAACCAGGGCAAAAG CATGAAATACTCCGCTGCCACCGGACCCCCCGTTCAGGAGAACTGTCAGCACTGTGGACAGAAACACcag CTCGGCGGTCCCATTTGGGCTGAGCAGCTGCACGACGTTCCATTTGTACAGAAGGTTCTCTCAGCGGTGTCCAGTAACCCGACTCGCTTCGGGACGTCCAAGCGCATCGAAGGTGTCCTCAGCATGGTGACAGAG gagcTGCAGGACGTGCCTCTTTATTACACTCTCGATCACTTGAGCAGCACAGTGCACTGCAACACACCGTCCATGCTGCAGTTCAG GTCTGCCCTGCTGCACGCAGGTCATCGCGTGTCGCTGTCCCACGCCTGTAAGAACGCAGTGAAGACGGACGCCCCCTCCAGGGTCATGTGGGACCTCGTTCGCTGTTGG gaaaaaataaaccctGTGAAACGGGAGCGATTGTCTGAGACCAGCCCCGCTTTTCATATTCTGTCTACCGAACCCCT TCTTCAGGCCTGCTTCGACTTGAGAGAAGATGCCAACCCCCAGTCACGCCGTCGCCACCTCACCCGGTTCCAGGAGAACCCTCAGGCCAACTGGGGGCCTAAAGCGCGAGCCAAAGCTGG TGGAGGCTTATCTTCAGGGCTAGAGGACAGGAGGAAACGGTTCCAGAACAAAAGGAAGCTCCAGATCACTGACTCAGCACAACTCAAGAACTTCCCTTGCAAAAAGTTCAGAAAg GGCACCTGCACACATGGCGAAGAATGCTGCTTTTCCCACGAGCTGGAGCAACCAGGGACAGAAGAGAAGGTGGACTGA
- the LOC114786726 gene encoding uncharacterized protein LOC114786726 isoform X2, which produces MFSSPIATAAKSISCLQIYTSCHRLSRNPIFGDTALSGQIEMDFSPDSRHVQPGRRRGIPQLSLSDLVSTGSPWVKTLSFSPAGPTDVLSPETNLSMNRNTLAVLGSQCETPKQEIVSEKIPSSAPDASSDAVSCQGVGHDSPGPVNPDDVELGFERALQETTEARAVSPPSLHSSNNMAIRRINSLLCSSGNGQTLYCSTSD; this is translated from the exons ATGTTTTCGTCGCCAATAGCGACTGCAGCTAAATCGATATCCTGTCTGCAAATATACACGAGTTGCCACCGATTGAGTCGGAATCCCATTTTCGGAGACACTGCGCTTAGCGGGCAGATTGAAATGGACTTCAGCCCGGACAGCCGTCACGTCCAGCCTGGCCGAAGACGCGGAATCCCTCAGCTCTCGCTGTCGGATTTGGTGTCCACGGGCTCCCCGTGGGTCAAAACTCTGTCCTTCTCCCCCGCTGGACCCACGGACGTGCTGTCGCCCGAGACTAATTTGTCCATGAACAGGAACACCCTGGCAGTTCTCGGAAG tcAATGTGAAACCCCCAAGCAGGAAATCGTCTCCGAAAAGATTCCTTCATCTGCTCCAGATGCCTCATCTGATGCAG TTTCCTGTCAAGGGGTTGGTCACGACTCCCCTGGTCCTGTGAATCCAGATGATGTGGAGTTGGG GTTTGAAAGAGCCCTTCAGGAGACCACTGAGGCTCGTGCTGtttctcccccctcccttcATTCTAGCAATAACATGGCCATCAGAAGGATTAATTCCCTACTG TGTTCCAGTGGGAATGGCCAGACTCTATACTGCTCCACTAGTGACTGA
- the man2b1 gene encoding lysosomal alpha-mannosidase, with protein sequence MASRRAASSAVAAVLSLLQLGVLCFPARQFHASEPPCGYKSCPGTQPSMLNVHLVPHTHDDVGWLKTVDQYYYGDRNDIQHAGVQYILDSVVEQLQKDPARRFIYVETGFFYRWWRQQDQAMRHIVTQLVDEGRLEFINGGWCMSDEAATHYTAVIDQMTLGLRFLNETFGECGRPRVAWHIDPFGHAREHASIFAQMGYDGLFFGRLDYQDKARRMKTKEMEMLWRASDSLTPPMADLFTGVLPNGYNPPDGFCWDQLCNDAPIRDDPQLEDFNVDDIVKRFLNVAHAQSEVYKTTHIIMTMGSDFQYENANLWYKNLDKLIHYVNAKQSNGSKVNLLYSTPSCYLQELHNANTTWPLKTDDFFPYADDAHDFWTGYFTSRPALKRYERLSNSRLQTCNQLEVLGGRRSRKGLFGEGGSDSMREAMAVAQHHDAVSGTEKQHVAFDYAKRLAAGWGPCQVLVSNSLAALSGSDAPRVYCENLNISVCPLTESSPKFTMNVYNPLGHAVMWPVRLPVNGTAYGVFDAKGSPVDSVVLPVYQASREVRGHKGYAINELVFQVQAPPLGFTTYSISLLQNGPPPTPLENKAPLSIQNKFLKVTFDPDTYLLSSLSNLETKQTIKLSQNFYWYNASAGNNAESRQPSGAYIFRPNSSTPFIISKMIKVDSVKNAVLQEVRQWFGPWVTQVVRLYKDSRQLELEWTVGPVPVGDGLGKEVITRFDTNIRTSGLFYTDSNGREVLERRRDYRPTWDLKQTEPIAGNYYPINSRAYIKDKDNQLTVVTDRSQGGSSIADGSLEIMLHRRLLYDDVRGVGEPLSEPGEDGQGGLVARGTLLLALTPPEKAADLHRPLAQSVVLQPLLSFQQGAPQSSSQLEFSGLHAALPPAVHLLTLSQWDRESVLIRLEHQYQAKESKSFSEPVTVNLQKLFSTLEIVGATEMSLGANQWKDQMTRLDWKTSSGEQPQRQSPSDPSPWDVTLNPMEIRTFLLRVMQH encoded by the exons ATGGCTTCACGCCGCGCCGCGTCGTCCGCGGTAGCCGCGGTCCTGTCGCTTCTTCAGCTCGGAGTGTTGTGTTTCCCGGCTCGGCAGTTTCACGCCTCCGAGCCGCCCTGTGGCTACAAG TCGTGCCCCGGGACGCAGCCCTCAATGCTGAACGTCCACCTTGTCCCGCACACCCACGACGACGTCGGCTGGCTGAAAACCGTGGACCAGTACTACTACGGAG ACCGCAATGACATCCAGCATGCCGGCGTGCAGTACATCCTGGACTCGGTGGTGGAACAGCTGCAGAAGGATCCGGCACGGCGCTTCATCTACGTGGAGACCGGCTTCTTTTACCGCTGGTGGCGTCAACAGGACCAGGCCATGCGCCACATAGTCACCCAGCTGGTGGACGAAG GCCGTTTGGAGTTTATAAATGGCGGCTGGTGCATGAGTGATGAGGCCGCAACTCATTACACCGCAGTGATCGACCAGATGACCCTGGGGCTGCGCTTCCTTAATGAAACCTTTGGTGAATGCGGACGTCCGCGGGTGGCCTGGCACATTGACCCGTTTGGCCACGCCCGTGAGCATGCCTCCATATTTGCCCAG ATGGGATACGATGGTTTGTTTTTTGGCCGACTTGATTACCAAGACAAAGCCCGCAGAAtgaagaccaaagagatggagATGTTGTGGAGGGCAAGTGACAGCCTAACCCCTCCCATGGCTGACCTCTTCACTG GCGTCCTGCCCAATGGTTACAACCCTCCTGATGGTTTCTGTTGGGACCAGTTGTGCAATGATGCTCCCATTCGCGATGACCCACAGTTGGAGGACTTCAACGTGGATGATATTGTGAAAAGGTTTCTGAATGTTGCTCATGCCCAG TCTGAAGTTTACAAGACAACTCACATCATTATGACCATGGGCTCCGACTTCCAATATGAAAACGCCAACCTTTGGTACAAGAACCTGGACAAGCTCATTCACTATGTCAACGCCAAGCAGTCCAATGGCAGCAAGGTCAATCTTCTTTACTCCACCCCATCCTGCTACCTTCAAGAACTTCACAATGCCAACACCACCTG GCCTCTCAAGACTGATGACTTCTTCCCCTATGCAGATGATGCCCATGACTTCTGGACCGGCTACTTCACCAGTCGCCCTGCCCTGAAACGCTACGAGAGGCTGAGCAACAGCAGACTGCAG ACCTGTAACCAGCTGGAGGTACTTGGGGGAAGGAGGTCCAGAAAAGGCCTGTTCGGGGAAGGTGGCAGTGACTCTATGA GAGAAGCAATGGCAGTGGCACAGCACCATGATGCCGTGTCTGGCACAGAAAAACAGCATGTGGCCTTTGACTACGCCAAGAGATTAGCAGCAGGGTGGGGACCCTGTCAG gtTCTGGTCAGTAACTCTCTAGCCGCCCTGAGTGGTTCTGATGCCCCGCGGGTTTATTGCGAGAACCTTAACATCAGTGTGTGCCCGCTGACCGAGTCCAGCCCCAAG TTCACCATGAACGTTTATAACCCCCTGGGACACGCGGTCATGTGGCCTGTACGCCTGCCTGTCAATGGCACTGCCTACGGGGTCTTCGATGCCAAAGGGAGTCCTGTGGACTCTGTG GTACTTCCTGTGTACCAGGCATCACGCGAAGTCAGGGGACACAAGGGCTATGCCATCAATGAGCTGGTGTTCCAGGTCCAGGCACCTCCACTGGGCTTCACCACCTACTCCATCTCCCTGCTGCAGAACGGGCCTCCACCCACACCCCTCGAAAACAAAGCCCCCCTCTCCATACAAAACAAg TTTCTAaaagtgacctttgaccctgacaCGTACCTGCTGAGCAGCCTGAGTAACCTTGAGACCAAACAAACCATAAAGCTGAGCCAAAATTTTTACTG GTACAACGCCAGCGCTGGGAACAACGCTGAAAGCAGACAGCCATCAGGAGCCTACATCTTCAGACCCAACTCCTCCACCCCCTTCATCATTAGCAAAATGATCAAAGTGGACTCAGTAAaa aatGCAGTTTTACAGGAGGTCAGACAGTGGTTCGGTCCCTGGGTTACTCAGGTGGTCCGTCTGTATAAGGACAGCAGACAACTGGAGCTGGAGTGGACCGTTGGCCCGGTGCCTGTTGG GGATGGTTTGGGGAAGGAGGTGATCACTCGGTTTGATACCAACATCAGAACATCTGGGCTTTTTTACACAGATTCCAACGGCAGGGAGGTCTTAGAAAGGCG GAGAGATTATCGTCCTACGTGGGACCTGAAACAGACTGAGCCCATTGCTGGGAATTATTATCCAATCAACTCACGTGCCTACATTAAG GATAAAGATAATCAGCTTACTGTGGTAACTGATCGCTCTCAAGGGGGAAGCAGCATTGCAGACGGCTCACTGGAGATCATG CTCCACAGGAGGCTGCTGTACGATGACGTGCGGGGGGTGGGCGAGCCACTCTCGGAGCCCGGCGAGGACGGCCAGGGTGGCCTGGTGGCCCGTGGGACGCTGCTGCTTGCCCTCACTCCCCCGGAGAAGGCGGCCGACCTGCACCGACCACTGGCGCAGAGTGTGGTGCTGCAGCCGCTGCTCAGCTTCCAGCAGGGGGCACCTCAGTCTAGCTCTCAATTGGAG TTCTCTGGTTTGCATGCTgcgctgccccctgctgttcaCCTACTGACTCTGTCCCAGTGGGACCGGGAATCGGTGCTGATCCGACTGGAGCATCAGTACCAGGCCAAAGAGAGCAAGAGCTTCTCTGAGCCGGTCACAGTCAACCTACAG aAACTTTTCTCCACCCTGGAAATTGTGGGAGCCACTGAAATGAGCCTCGGAGCCAATCAGTGGAAAGACCAGATGACCCGTCTAGACTGGAAGACCAGTTCAG GTGAGCAACCTCAGCGGCAAAGTCCAAGTGATCCTTCACCGTGGGATGTCACCCTGAACCCCATGGAGATTCGTACCTTCCTGCTCCGAGTGATGCAGCACTAG
- the trmt1 gene encoding tRNA (guanine(26)-N(2))-dimethyltransferase isoform X1, producing MWLRATRRLRLPTRFIQTFRRTMNPPTHEPATSGTNGRDTEQDAPPEAALMPGETVVREGRAAILFPNANEVFYNPVQEFNRDLTCAVITEFARETLAQKGVRVVVPGERERVVVCVSENKESTDGQVVKDEEEDGLASISVGEQCQQGLRILEGLAASGLRSVRFALEVPGIRSITANDFSARAASLIARNANFNKVSHLLQASQRDASMLMYESRGRKERYDVIDLDPYGSPSPFLDAAVQAVGDGGLLCITCTDMAVMAGNSGETCYSKYGSVSIKAKFCHEMALRIILHSLDQRAAVYQRYIEPLLSVSVDFYIRVFIKVHTGQATVKNSASKQALVYNCIGCGTFHLQRMGKRTNQGKSMKYSAATGPPVQENCQHCGQKHQLGGPIWAEQLHDVPFVQKVLSAVSSNPTRFGTSKRIEGVLSMVTEELQDVPLYYTLDHLSSTVHCNTPSMLQFRSALLHAGHRVSLSHACKNAVKTDAPSRVMWDLVRCWEKINPVKRERLSETSPAFHILSTEPLLQACFDLREDANPQSRRRHLTRFQENPQANWGPKARAKAGGGLSSGLEDRRKRFQNKRKLQITDSAQLKNFPCKKFRKGTCTHGEECCFSHELEQPGTEEKVD from the exons ATGTGGCTGAGAGCGACGCGGCGGCTCAGACTCCCGACCCGTTTTATCCAGACGTTCAGGAGGACCATGAATCCTCCAACGCACGAGCCCGCCACCAGCGGTACCAACGGGCGCGACACGGAGCAGGATGCTCCGCCTGAAGCAGCCCTCATGCCCGGGGAGACCGTGGTGAGGGAGGGCAGGGCGGCGATACTCTTCCCAAACGCCAACGAGGTGTTTTACAACCCAGTCCAGGAGTTCAACCGAGATCTGAC ATGTGCGGTGATCACCGAGTTTGCCCGTGAGACTCTGGCCCAAAAGGGGGTGCGCGTTGTGGTTCCGGGCGAAAGGGAGCGGGTGGTGGTGTGCGTCTCCGAGAACAAGGAGTCCACCGATGGACAGGTGGTgaaagatgaagaggaggatggaCTGGCCAGCATCTCCGTAGGAGAACAGTGTCAG CAAGGTCTGCGGATTCTGGAAGGACTCGCAGCATCAGGCCTGCGTTCGGTACGCTTTGCTCTGGAGGTGCCGGGAATCAGGAGCATCACAGCCAACGACTTCTCGGCCCGCGCCGCCAGCCTGATCGCCCGCAACGCCAACTTCAACAAGGTCTCGCACCTGCTGCAGGCCAGCCAAAGGGATGCCAG CATGTTGATGTATGAGTCCAGGGGCAGGAAGGAGCGCTACGATGTCATTGACCTGGACCCCTATGGGAGCCCCTCCCCTTTCCTGGACGCAGCTGTGCAGGCTGTCGGTGACGGAG GGTTGCTTTGCATCACATGTACAGACATGGCAGTGATGGCAGGCAACAGTGGAGAGACCTGCTACAGCAAGTACGGCTCAGTGTCCATCAAGGCCAAGTTTTGCCATGAGATG GCTCTGAGGATCATCTTGCACAGCCTGGACCAGagggctgctgtgtatcagcGCTACATTGAGCCTCTGCTGAGTGTCAGCGTGGATTTCTACATCCGCGTCTTCATCAAGGTTCACACTGGACAGGCCACGGTGAAGAACTCGGCCAG taAACAGGCCTTGGTGTATAACTGCATCGGCTGTGGCACCTTCCACCTCCAGAGGATGGGCAAGAGGACGAACCAGGGCAAAAG CATGAAATACTCCGCTGCCACCGGACCCCCCGTTCAGGAGAACTGTCAGCACTGTGGACAGAAACACcag CTCGGCGGTCCCATTTGGGCTGAGCAGCTGCACGACGTTCCATTTGTACAGAAGGTTCTCTCAGCGGTGTCCAGTAACCCGACTCGCTTCGGGACGTCCAAGCGCATCGAAGGTGTCCTCAGCATGGTGACAGAG gagcTGCAGGACGTGCCTCTTTATTACACTCTCGATCACTTGAGCAGCACAGTGCACTGCAACACACCGTCCATGCTGCAGTTCAG GTCTGCCCTGCTGCACGCAGGTCATCGCGTGTCGCTGTCCCACGCCTGTAAGAACGCAGTGAAGACGGACGCCCCCTCCAGGGTCATGTGGGACCTCGTTCGCTGTTGG gaaaaaataaaccctGTGAAACGGGAGCGATTGTCTGAGACCAGCCCCGCTTTTCATATTCTGTCTACCGAACCCCT TCTTCAGGCCTGCTTCGACTTGAGAGAAGATGCCAACCCCCAGTCACGCCGTCGCCACCTCACCCGGTTCCAGGAGAACCCTCAGGCCAACTGGGGGCCTAAAGCGCGAGCCAAAGCTGG TGGAGGCTTATCTTCAGGGCTAGAGGACAGGAGGAAACGGTTCCAGAACAAAAGGAAGCTCCAGATCACTGACTCAGCACAACTCAAGAACTTCCCTTGCAAAAAGTTCAGAAAg GGCACCTGCACACATGGCGAAGAATGCTGCTTTTCCCACGAGCTGGAGCAACCAGGGACAGAAGAGAAGGTGGACTGA
- the LOC114786726 gene encoding uncharacterized protein LOC114786726 isoform X3: MFSSPIATAAKSISCLQIYTSCHRLSRNPIFGDTALSGQIEMDFSPDSRHVQPGRRRGIPQLSLSDLVSTGSPWVKTLSFSPAGPTDVLSPETNLSMNRNTLAVLGRFERALQETTEARAVSPPSLHSSNNMAIRRINSLLVDFEGGVPIGHLHLYKETSDDVREVPRVCWALTILGDPQGPWRSARSSVGDLIRVSCCFV, translated from the exons ATGTTTTCGTCGCCAATAGCGACTGCAGCTAAATCGATATCCTGTCTGCAAATATACACGAGTTGCCACCGATTGAGTCGGAATCCCATTTTCGGAGACACTGCGCTTAGCGGGCAGATTGAAATGGACTTCAGCCCGGACAGCCGTCACGTCCAGCCTGGCCGAAGACGCGGAATCCCTCAGCTCTCGCTGTCGGATTTGGTGTCCACGGGCTCCCCGTGGGTCAAAACTCTGTCCTTCTCCCCCGCTGGACCCACGGACGTGCTGTCGCCCGAGACTAATTTGTCCATGAACAGGAACACCCTGGCAGTTCTCGGAAG GTTTGAAAGAGCCCTTCAGGAGACCACTGAGGCTCGTGCTGtttctcccccctcccttcATTCTAGCAATAACATGGCCATCAGAAGGATTAATTCCCTACTG gttgacttcgagGGAGGAGttcctattggtcacctccacctatataaagagacttcggatgatgttcgggaggtccccagggtctgctggGCCCTTACTATTTTGGGAGatccccagggtccatggagatctgcaaggagctctgttggggatctcattcgtgtgtcttgttgctttgtgtga
- the trmt1 gene encoding tRNA (guanine(26)-N(2))-dimethyltransferase isoform X3 produces MAVMAGNSGETCYSKYGSVSIKAKFCHEMALRIILHSLDQRAAVYQRYIEPLLSVSVDFYIRVFIKVHTGQATVKNSASKQALVYNCIGCGTFHLQRMGKRTNQGKSMKYSAATGPPVQENCQHCGQKHQLGGPIWAEQLHDVPFVQKVLSAVSSNPTRFGTSKRIEGVLSMVTEELQDVPLYYTLDHLSSTVHCNTPSMLQFRSALLHAGHRVSLSHACKNAVKTDAPSRVMWDLVRCWEKINPVKRERLSETSPAFHILSTEPLLQACFDLREDANPQSRRRHLTRFQENPQANWGPKARAKAGGGLSSGLEDRRKRFQNKRKLQITDSAQLKNFPCKKFRKGTCTHGEECCFSHELEQPGTEEKVD; encoded by the exons ATGGCAGTGATGGCAGGCAACAGTGGAGAGACCTGCTACAGCAAGTACGGCTCAGTGTCCATCAAGGCCAAGTTTTGCCATGAGATG GCTCTGAGGATCATCTTGCACAGCCTGGACCAGagggctgctgtgtatcagcGCTACATTGAGCCTCTGCTGAGTGTCAGCGTGGATTTCTACATCCGCGTCTTCATCAAGGTTCACACTGGACAGGCCACGGTGAAGAACTCGGCCAG taAACAGGCCTTGGTGTATAACTGCATCGGCTGTGGCACCTTCCACCTCCAGAGGATGGGCAAGAGGACGAACCAGGGCAAAAG CATGAAATACTCCGCTGCCACCGGACCCCCCGTTCAGGAGAACTGTCAGCACTGTGGACAGAAACACcag CTCGGCGGTCCCATTTGGGCTGAGCAGCTGCACGACGTTCCATTTGTACAGAAGGTTCTCTCAGCGGTGTCCAGTAACCCGACTCGCTTCGGGACGTCCAAGCGCATCGAAGGTGTCCTCAGCATGGTGACAGAG gagcTGCAGGACGTGCCTCTTTATTACACTCTCGATCACTTGAGCAGCACAGTGCACTGCAACACACCGTCCATGCTGCAGTTCAG GTCTGCCCTGCTGCACGCAGGTCATCGCGTGTCGCTGTCCCACGCCTGTAAGAACGCAGTGAAGACGGACGCCCCCTCCAGGGTCATGTGGGACCTCGTTCGCTGTTGG gaaaaaataaaccctGTGAAACGGGAGCGATTGTCTGAGACCAGCCCCGCTTTTCATATTCTGTCTACCGAACCCCT TCTTCAGGCCTGCTTCGACTTGAGAGAAGATGCCAACCCCCAGTCACGCCGTCGCCACCTCACCCGGTTCCAGGAGAACCCTCAGGCCAACTGGGGGCCTAAAGCGCGAGCCAAAGCTGG TGGAGGCTTATCTTCAGGGCTAGAGGACAGGAGGAAACGGTTCCAGAACAAAAGGAAGCTCCAGATCACTGACTCAGCACAACTCAAGAACTTCCCTTGCAAAAAGTTCAGAAAg GGCACCTGCACACATGGCGAAGAATGCTGCTTTTCCCACGAGCTGGAGCAACCAGGGACAGAAGAGAAGGTGGACTGA
- the LOC114786726 gene encoding uncharacterized protein LOC114786726 isoform X1: MFSSPIATAAKSISCLQIYTSCHRLSRNPIFGDTALSGQIEMDFSPDSRHVQPGRRRGIPQLSLSDLVSTGSPWVKTLSFSPAGPTDVLSPETNLSMNRNTLAVLGSQCETPKQEIVSEKIPSSAPDASSDAVSCQGVGHDSPGPVNPDDVELGFERALQETTEARAVSPPSLHSSNNMAIRRINSLLVDFEGGVPIGHLHLYKETSDDVREVPRVCWALTILGDPQGPWRSARSSVGDLIRVSCCFV, from the exons ATGTTTTCGTCGCCAATAGCGACTGCAGCTAAATCGATATCCTGTCTGCAAATATACACGAGTTGCCACCGATTGAGTCGGAATCCCATTTTCGGAGACACTGCGCTTAGCGGGCAGATTGAAATGGACTTCAGCCCGGACAGCCGTCACGTCCAGCCTGGCCGAAGACGCGGAATCCCTCAGCTCTCGCTGTCGGATTTGGTGTCCACGGGCTCCCCGTGGGTCAAAACTCTGTCCTTCTCCCCCGCTGGACCCACGGACGTGCTGTCGCCCGAGACTAATTTGTCCATGAACAGGAACACCCTGGCAGTTCTCGGAAG tcAATGTGAAACCCCCAAGCAGGAAATCGTCTCCGAAAAGATTCCTTCATCTGCTCCAGATGCCTCATCTGATGCAG TTTCCTGTCAAGGGGTTGGTCACGACTCCCCTGGTCCTGTGAATCCAGATGATGTGGAGTTGGG GTTTGAAAGAGCCCTTCAGGAGACCACTGAGGCTCGTGCTGtttctcccccctcccttcATTCTAGCAATAACATGGCCATCAGAAGGATTAATTCCCTACTG gttgacttcgagGGAGGAGttcctattggtcacctccacctatataaagagacttcggatgatgttcgggaggtccccagggtctgctggGCCCTTACTATTTTGGGAGatccccagggtccatggagatctgcaaggagctctgttggggatctcattcgtgtgtcttgttgctttgtgtga